Part of the Nicotiana sylvestris chromosome 5, ASM39365v2, whole genome shotgun sequence genome is shown below.
tgctACGTTAAATGTTAgaagatgcaatataaaaattggcaTGATAATTCTCTGCCCATATTTCACTGTATGTGTTTTGcttcatttttatgttatgttattcttgtttatttgatgtcatttaattaagctggattagttgttctatgacacaagtttgatgtTAATCGGTTCGCCCTTCCTTTTGCTTAGGTCCttcggacaaaattagtattagtacatgctgttactactcccgaaaccttcattcgctaaactccttttattaaacttctaacaaatTATGAGACTCTGGtcgtaaagaagctgtaaggtttagtatggttaaaagcaTAAAATAgcatcctttttttaaaaaataaaataaaaataataaataaataaataaataaaaagaaaaacgagacaagcttcgccaaaaaataaaaatgtacagattgcggagccctcacaaaaatatatgcattaaatacttagattccgggtcgggccgtttagtgaatttcacggccctaccccaaaataataatgcgttagttgCTTCaggtgcgcctttaataatttaattttcctaaactcgggtgcacatttatgtgacccaaatctaaatctcaacggaatcgaaatgtgtctctaatcacgggtatattgattatggcgtggcccgagatgcatttccatgacgttgtaaattccttttaataataaatgagacgagcctcgacaaacaaaaatgtagaagctgcggggccctctaaatgtatatatattaaaaatacttagaatccgggacatgccgtttagcaaattttacggcctttcccaaaataacaatacgttagttgctttaggcgcgtcttaataatttatttttcttaattcgggtgcacatttatgtgacccaaatctaaatctcaacggagtcgagatatgtcaataaccacgggtgcattgatgtaacgtggttcgagatatattttcacgacgttgcaattctcgtaaaaaataataataaaagcggtcaagagtttaaaacttgcacataggtttaacatgtacaaaatcagataatcaagccaaatataacagttgagcgaccgtgctagaaccacggaactcgggaatgcctaacaccttctcccgggttaacagaattccttatctagatttctggtacgcagactgtaatatggagtcattctcttcctcgattcgggattaaaattggtgacttgggacaccctaaatctcccaagtggcgactctgaaataaataaaccaatcccgtttcgattgtcctttaattggaaaaactcccttgcgccctcgcgggtgcggaaaaaggaggtgtgacacctgcaATCGacatattagtaccataaaaatgcataataaataacagcaatataagaaatatcaAAGCCTATAAAATATGTAGCAATTAAAATTAAATTACATCATATTTCGATAGCATGTGAGGTGAACACTTCAATTAAGCAAACATTGTTGCTTAAATAATAGTAAAATCAAAAGCAAAAAGACACATTATATCGTAACTTTGAATTGTTTTTGAGTAAagaataatcaatagctaccttTGCTTGTTCAAGAGGTCAATAAGTACAACTGCATGCAAACTGCATGCTTTGCATGCTGGTGAAactcaaaaatagccagatttataagcgataattgaaaaatagtcacaattttaaaagtaatagaATTTTAGCTATTTTTTATGTAagtaaatttgaacgaaaacactattcaaaattcggaaaatattccagcataatatactcgagttccagtataatatactggtccagcataatatgttgaaaGTTCATATACAAGTGcttcaatctccagtatattatgctagaatttTCCTTGTGttggaattccagcataatatgctggaagttcatacacaggtgcatcaatctctagtatattatgctggaatttttcgtgttgcagcaaaatagtgactatttttcaatgactttgtaaACGCTGGTtgtttttcaattaccagtctgaaaactagctagcccgtgctattttcacaTATAACATACATAAGCTTGCTCTTGAAAAGAAGAGAATTAACCAATAAAGGTTGTGATACAGTGGTAAATATTCTTTTATCTTTAACCAAATATTTCGTATTCGAACCCCAAGTATGAAATCGCCTTTGTTAGGAAATACTTTACACTCTAAATGTGAGACGTCGTTGCGCGAATACGGACATCAGAgtgagaaaccaaaaaaaaaagagagaaataaagtacacaaaagaataaaaatctaAGGACTATGCCTTTTAGTTCCATTAAAGTTGACTTTGACTACTGATTGCTTCAAGAGAAAATTTTGCTAGGTATTCACATGTATGTTTACAATCCAAGAAATTATGATTATTTTTTATTCCACAAATTGGTAAATTAAAAAGGTTATAATAATTAGAGGTGAAGTTTCAGATTTGAATTATAAATTATTTCGAGAATGGAGAAAATCTTGATATGGAGCGCTTATGCCTTTATAATATACTTACACGGCAATGAATTCGAATTAATTAGTCGTCTTAGTAGATTCTGAATTTAGAATAATTATTAGAAATAAGAAATTTTTTAAATTGACCTATAATCTTTGGGGACTTGACAAAGCAGTGGATGAGAGTACTATTATCTATACATATTCCCGTTGTGGGGCCTAATTCAAAGTACGATGATCAAACTAATTAATTCTCGGTATGAATTCAGACATAAaatctttaaattttttaaaataaaacataTATTCAGAAATCATATAAAAATTACTATAATTCATAATatttaacaattttaaaaaatataaaaagtattTGAAAAAATCAATGgtaaaaaatatattctttgacTCTTTAAATAGTAACTAGTTCACATGAATAGAGGgactaattttttttatttttatttttttttatggtTTCTCACCCGGTGTTCGGTATTCGTATTGAAGCCCGATTATATCTGGATTTGTTTCGCGTATGGCTCCACTCGGGGTGGAGGGGGGGGAAGGGagcgctccctaccaaggatttttccatacaTGGGGCTCGAATACGAGACCTCTAGTTAAAGAAGGAGCAGTCACATCCACTGTACCACGTCCTTGGTGGTGAATAGAGGGACTAATTGGTATTCTCCTATGGGCGCATGATCCAATTACTTGACTCTCAAACCCCAAGAAAATATATATTTGTGTACCAATTTGAAGGCCCCTAATAAAACTTCATAGAGTAtgatatataattatatattaagCAAATTGATATATTATAAAACTTCATAGAGTATGAAATTTCTAaactaaaatttaatttttacgTTACGGTGAATACTTTCTCAGGTTTATTATcaaaggtagaactagcatataATATGCAGTTTCACGTGTACTTGGTAGCTTTGATCAATTTttatatgtacaaattattattgtgaatttaaaACATTATAGGAACTCATTAAACTTTAAATCGTAAATATGCCAGTAATTACTATAACTTCTAAAAAGGCATAATTTCTTGAATAGCAACTACTACAAAGGAATAATCAAGCCATGtttctaagttttttttttctttttaatttaaaagTTGTGAACAGAAAAAAGTCACAAAAAGTAAAGCCCAAACACATATTCTAAAATTGCAAAATTAATTTGCTCAACATACACAAAAAATTGTTAACAAAAACAAGTTATCAGTATACAATTTGTCGTAGAATACTTAACATTATTACATCAAACTTTGGATGATGAATCAATAAGGAAATATAAATATGTATAATGTTCTTGAGGGTCAACCACCAAATCAAATGTGGttgtttatttataaaaataacaataatatgaacttaaattataaatatatataaatttgcCAAACCTTAGGCGTAATCACACATGCCATAAAAGCAATATCCACCAGTCATGCACCTCTTGTTACAATATCCACAATGCCTCTTATCGAATGACAAATTCACGCATTCACCTCTGCAGCAAGTCTCAGTAAAACGACATTTCTTTTTGCAGGCCCCACAATTATGATCATCATACTTTAAATCGACACATTTATTGTTACAACAAGTCGCGTTTCCGCCCTGTACTTCAAAAGCTTGACAAATTTCATGTTCCTTGTGACAATGATCAGCTGCGTTTGGATTCCTTGGTTTTTGTTCAACAAGAAAACGACTCACTTTCCTCTTGATCAATGGAGAGGGAATTGAGAGTTTTTCCTTCGTATTTTCGAATTTTTCGACACGTTGAGTGGTGAGTATGGCTATGGTAAATGCCATGGCAATGGCCAAAGGAATCAAGAATTTCATCACCTTCATTTTTTGTGAAGGTGAAATGTAAATTAAGGTGCTCGATTTCGTTAATATTGTTGAGGGAatatgaaagaagaagaagaagaagaaaatgtttAGGTTGGTAATGAGTTAGGGAGACAATGAAGGATTTTATACTTGAGTTTATAATTGAGTTATGGGACAATTATAATTTTTAATCCCTAAGTTATAGGTAAATTGTTATTTTATTACTAGTGATGATGTGCTAACATATTTGACCTGTAAGTAAATAAATGTttgtttttttatcttttatataTGATTTCATGTTTAGATACTTTTTAGAATTACGGTCAAACCTTAGTATAACAATCTCGTTTGTTTCAGATTTTTTTAGTTAAGTGTTATAGCGAAGTGTTGTtataaagaaaatatattataatatatcatggaaattgattccaaaagaaatttgacttttatagtgaatggttGTTATAAAATGATATTGTTATACTAAGGCCTTACTGTATATTACCTTCAAATTTACAGCTATAGAGCAAATTTAACATGATACACGAGTACTTAAATGGTTTAACGTgaccaccaaaggatgtggtgcagtgaATGAGACTGCTCCTCTCTTAACCAGAGGTCTTGGGTTTGAGCCCTGtgtatggaaaaatccttggtagggagcgTTTCCCCCGAATGGGGCCCTATGCAGCGCGAATCCagatatagtcgggctccaatgcggGGTACCAGACACCGgatgggaaaccaaaaaaaatagtttaacgTGTAATAATTTGTTAAATTTGTGAAAATTCATTAGTAAATGGATCAAAAGTGCATAATTTAAATAATTGAAGGATAAATGTGCTTGATAACCAAGTACCACAAGATTTTCCAAAACAAAATTTGTCGATATTTCAAGAACTAGAAGTGCACATTTCATTAACTTATATATACTGACAgtatataatttttacatatgATTCATTTTAACTAATTATAGCAACAAAAATAACGACAAACTCAGTATAATCccaagtgggatctggggagggcaATATATATGCAACAGTATCCCTACCTTATGCAGATAGATAAACTATTTCCGTTTGACCCTCGACTCCAATATCATAATAATAGCAAGTTGTGATATTATTTTTCATGTTATCGTATCAAACTTGATATGGAAACTTCCCTATTATCTTAGATTAACTACTCGACTTAATTAACATCATAATATAAATGTTATTACTCTTTTTACTTTATCATGAAATTATAAGTTTGGGAGTTGACTTTTGAACAAGCTGGCTGAATGTGAAGAAGCAGCAATCAAACTTAGGAAAGagttgaagaaataattaaagatTTAATTAATGAATAGTACCTTTgcttgtttgaaaaattgccgaCTTAATTGCATGGTTTTGCATGTTGTAAAATGAAGTTAAAGTAATGTATAATTTATATGGACAATACACAATATGTATTGTTGTCTTTAATTTTAAGACTTTGGTTTACTCTTCTTTAGGTTGCTTTGATATGTTTTAAAGTGTATTACAGGAAAATTTAACACGTCTACACAAGGAgtatgtgtgtgtctatatatatatatatatatatatatatatatatatatatatatatatatatatatatatatatatatatataatatagtcAAACCCCTCTATAACACTTCTATAACGTTTCGTTTGTTTAGATATTTTTTGGATATTATAGTGAAGTCAGTGGAGGACGCACGTGGTGGCAAGGGAGTTCAATTGTACCCGCTTTATCAAAAAATAATActgtgtatatgtatatattacgATTAAAGCTGCGTAAATTctgtataaatattttatttgaacCCGCTTAACAACTACTATTTTACGACTAAAGTTATGTACTTTTAAGATTGAACCTGCAACCGCTTGCACAAAATCCTGGGTCCGCCATtgagtgaagtgttgttatagattagatatattataacataaaataaaaatcgGTTTCAAGAaaaacttgacttttatagtgaatgcCTGTTATCAATGGCGGAGCCACCTTATAGGAAGGGGTGTCATTTGACATCCCTTCGCGGGAAAAATATACTGTGTAGGTaggtaaaaaaatatatttatatgtatatatactatgtGTTGACTCCCCTTAATTTTCTAGTATGTttacttttttatattttgacaATTGTTAATAAAAATTCTGA
Proteins encoded:
- the LOC104230429 gene encoding stigma-specific STIG1-like protein 2: MKVMKFLIPLAIAMAFTIAILTTQRVEKFENTKEKLSIPSPLIKRKVSRFLVEQKPRNPNAADHCHKEHEICQAFEVQGGNATCCNNKCVDLKYDDHNCGACKKKCRFTETCCRGECVNLSFDKRHCGYCNKRCMTGGYCFYGMCDYA